From a region of the Rhodococcus sp. 4CII genome:
- a CDS encoding tyrosine-type recombinase/integrase, with amino-acid sequence MVLEEKWPVLGRHERAAGWLRVWVDLGRAPRTIDAYARGLAEFLQVCEDHGIDPVAANRADVAVFVRELTGRASRRGRNVVSIDSGCGLANATIQQRLVPVRLFFDFLVEEGVRESNPVGRGRYTPGRKWGGQQRGLVPRLVKLPWIPTEQQWLDILAVAAAEPPRNRLMLALAYDAALRREELCSLRTDDLDPARRMLRVRAETTKNRLERIVPYSAPTGVLLQKYLTHRATISQARGPLFLSESRRNHADPLSLWTWSKVVRRIAVDAGVPQFSTHTTRHLCLTDLARTGWELHAIATFAGHRSTETTLTYIHLSGRELADKLALGMNHIHSWRVEMLARLDEQETSRR; translated from the coding sequence GTGGTGCTGGAGGAGAAGTGGCCGGTGCTCGGCAGACACGAACGCGCGGCAGGCTGGTTGCGAGTGTGGGTCGATCTGGGTCGAGCACCGCGGACGATCGACGCGTATGCGCGCGGGCTGGCGGAGTTCCTGCAGGTCTGTGAGGACCATGGCATCGACCCGGTCGCCGCGAACCGGGCGGATGTCGCGGTGTTCGTTCGCGAGCTGACCGGGCGGGCCAGCCGTCGCGGCAGGAACGTGGTGTCGATCGATTCCGGGTGTGGATTGGCAAATGCCACGATCCAGCAGCGGCTGGTGCCGGTGCGGTTATTTTTCGACTTTTTGGTGGAGGAAGGTGTTCGGGAATCTAATCCTGTTGGTCGAGGCAGGTATACGCCAGGGCGGAAGTGGGGTGGACAGCAGCGTGGCCTGGTGCCACGGCTCGTGAAACTTCCGTGGATTCCAACCGAGCAGCAGTGGCTCGACATCCTCGCCGTCGCCGCGGCCGAGCCGCCGCGTAACCGGCTGATGCTCGCACTGGCCTACGACGCCGCGCTGCGCCGCGAGGAGTTGTGCTCCCTGCGCACCGACGACCTGGATCCAGCTCGTCGGATGTTACGAGTGCGGGCGGAGACGACGAAGAACCGGCTCGAGCGAATAGTGCCGTATTCGGCGCCAACCGGGGTGTTGCTGCAAAAGTATTTGACGCATCGAGCGACCATAAGCCAGGCCCGAGGACCGCTGTTTCTGTCCGAGTCACGCCGCAACCATGCCGATCCGTTGAGTTTGTGGACATGGTCGAAAGTGGTGCGACGCATCGCAGTCGATGCGGGAGTGCCGCAGTTCTCCACCCACACGACCCGGCATCTGTGCTTGACGGACCTGGCACGGACGGGTTGGGAACTACACGCGATCGCCACCTTCGCCGGACATCGCAGCACCGAAACCACACTCACCTATATCCACCTGTCCGGGCGGGAGCTGGCCGACAAGCTCGCTCTCGGCATGAACCACATCCACTCATGGCGGGTGGAGATGCTGGCTCGCCTCGACGAGCAGGAGACCAGTCGCCGATGA
- a CDS encoding MFS transporter produces the protein MPTSGPSLIDDSPLTAFHKKLTLFSCGGPFLDGYALTIIGIALVSMKPHLGLTTLDTGLIGATALIGIFLGGAVFGYVTDRVGRKVMYIADLAVLVVVSLASAFADHVWQLVALRLILGIAIGADYPIASSLLAEFIPSKYRGRLLGSLFVVWAGGAAAAAAVGWALSFLGPDAWRFMLASPAAFGIATIVMRAGSPESPRWLLSKGRTDEAQAVCVKVWGPSARIDQIPDEPHKISYTAIFRGVYLRRVVFVGVFFTAHVIPLFAIYTFGPDIIAEIGLAGDNIYLAELIISALFLAGGIPGLMMVDKIGRKSLLIVTFAIMSIAFGFMALFPAAPALALLLALAVYAVTSGACNFIEIIYPNELFPTAVRATATGAIVAISRIGSAISTFALPLLLSGAGIGGVMWLLAAVNIIGFAVTIVLGEETRGRPLSETSASTLGGRSSQAGTVTTPGSSSVRSGPTR, from the coding sequence ATGCCTACATCCGGCCCCTCGCTGATCGACGATTCGCCACTGACGGCTTTTCACAAAAAGCTCACACTGTTCTCGTGCGGTGGCCCATTCCTCGACGGCTATGCACTGACCATCATCGGGATCGCCCTGGTCTCCATGAAACCGCACCTGGGACTGACCACCCTCGACACCGGCCTCATCGGCGCGACCGCCCTGATCGGGATTTTCCTCGGCGGCGCCGTCTTCGGCTACGTCACAGACCGGGTAGGTCGCAAGGTCATGTACATCGCCGACCTGGCCGTGCTGGTGGTCGTCTCACTCGCCTCAGCATTTGCCGATCATGTCTGGCAGCTGGTTGCTCTCCGACTGATTCTCGGCATCGCCATCGGGGCCGACTATCCCATTGCCAGCTCCTTGCTCGCGGAGTTCATCCCCAGCAAGTACCGCGGACGCCTGTTGGGGTCGCTGTTCGTCGTCTGGGCCGGCGGGGCCGCCGCGGCAGCGGCTGTCGGGTGGGCGCTGTCGTTCCTCGGCCCCGATGCCTGGCGATTCATGCTCGCCAGTCCCGCCGCGTTCGGGATCGCCACCATCGTGATGCGCGCCGGCAGCCCGGAATCACCGCGGTGGCTGCTGAGCAAAGGACGAACGGACGAAGCTCAGGCCGTGTGCGTCAAGGTGTGGGGCCCGTCGGCTCGCATCGATCAGATTCCCGACGAACCGCACAAGATCAGCTACACCGCAATCTTCAGGGGCGTCTACCTCCGGCGTGTCGTCTTCGTCGGCGTCTTCTTCACAGCACATGTCATCCCGCTCTTCGCTATCTACACCTTCGGTCCGGACATCATCGCCGAGATCGGACTCGCGGGAGACAACATCTACCTCGCGGAACTGATCATCAGTGCACTCTTCCTCGCCGGCGGCATTCCCGGGCTGATGATGGTCGACAAGATCGGCCGCAAGTCCCTCCTCATCGTCACCTTCGCGATCATGAGTATCGCCTTTGGATTCATGGCTCTGTTCCCGGCCGCACCCGCCCTTGCCCTACTCCTCGCCCTCGCGGTCTACGCGGTCACCTCCGGGGCCTGCAACTTCATCGAAATCATCTACCCGAACGAACTTTTCCCTACCGCGGTACGCGCAACAGCAACCGGCGCGATTGTCGCGATCAGCCGAATCGGCTCCGCAATCAGCACCTTCGCGCTGCCGCTGCTGCTCTCCGGGGCCGGTATCGGCGGTGTGATGTGGCTTCTCGCCGCCGTCAACATCATCGGATTTGCTGTCACCATCGTGCTCGGGGAAGAGACCCGCGGACGTCCCCTCTCGGAGACATCGGCAAGCACGTTAGGCGGCCGGTCCTCTCAGGCCGGCACCGTCACCACTCCCGGCAGTTCCTCGGTGCGCTCGGGACCGACTCGATGA
- a CDS encoding VOC family protein: MTPSPLALPDVIDEYRLSNSFLGNVIEICIVTADYRKTIEGLIRLGIGPWRVYTFSSSNVRDQTYRGAESEFSLKVAFAINDNITWELMQPIEGRSIMAEFLEQHGEGIHHVAFDCNGAPWEERIKMFAERGFEKTQSGLWADGNSFAFFDTEAATTTCFETYHFPPDFEYPEPEEWLPAPPPR, from the coding sequence ATGACTCCTTCTCCACTTGCCCTCCCCGACGTGATCGACGAATACCGGCTCAGCAACAGTTTCCTCGGCAACGTCATCGAAATCTGCATCGTGACCGCCGACTATCGAAAAACCATCGAGGGCTTGATCCGGTTGGGGATCGGCCCGTGGCGGGTTTACACATTCAGCTCGTCGAATGTCCGAGACCAGACGTACCGCGGCGCCGAGAGTGAGTTCTCACTGAAAGTTGCCTTCGCCATCAATGACAACATCACCTGGGAACTCATGCAGCCGATCGAGGGACGCAGCATCATGGCGGAGTTCCTGGAGCAGCATGGCGAGGGAATTCACCACGTGGCGTTCGATTGCAACGGTGCCCCGTGGGAGGAACGGATCAAAATGTTCGCCGAGCGCGGTTTCGAGAAGACCCAGTCCGGTTTGTGGGCGGACGGCAACTCGTTCGCCTTCTTCGACACCGAGGCTGCGACCACAACCTGCTTCGAGACATACCACTTCCCGCCCGACTTCGAATACCCGGAACCGGAGGAGTGGCTACCGGCACCGCCGCCGCGGTGA
- a CDS encoding cytosine permease, with product MAPELTTSAAAPQHSAFRVEKHGFDFIPLTERTMTLRQAALFWAGTQANFVPVSLGVVAVTLGLNLWQALISVIIGCSFFAYVGVACVAGPRAGVPTLTFTRSAFGPKGNQPNVALTWAALVAFEALNTILAALAILAFLPLVGVTEPGRTTEVLAVLAVIGLSVAVAALGHAAMVWLQRIAAVILVVALVLVLAATMAGAQWTAGQSIDTGHVLALMTVAIAANASGPLAYLFCSPEWFRYLPRDVSARKLSWTLFASGGGVAVLLGLLGAELASQVDMSDPLAGPKDALPVAIYAVFLLAAVLGTLANNVPTLYSAGLTLQALGVPISRFFATVLNAVLAAAVTLWVLASGGFLDSLETFASLLVVWLGPFGGVYVADAILRRWRWNPTDLHDRSDRGQYWGHNGWNIAGWIALGAGMVTTVLTMNSVIYVGPVAHALGGTDLSWLLGIPVSAAAYVALSARKLRSPDAERLGLTAWRTQQTVQDTESDIIARELHRS from the coding sequence ATGGCCCCCGAACTCACAACCTCAGCAGCTGCGCCCCAGCACAGTGCCTTCCGCGTCGAGAAACACGGCTTCGATTTCATCCCACTCACCGAGCGCACGATGACGCTGCGCCAAGCGGCGTTGTTCTGGGCCGGCACCCAGGCCAATTTCGTCCCCGTCAGTCTGGGAGTGGTTGCGGTCACCTTGGGTCTGAACCTGTGGCAGGCACTGATCTCCGTGATCATCGGATGCTCATTCTTCGCGTATGTCGGCGTGGCCTGCGTCGCCGGCCCGCGCGCCGGGGTGCCCACACTGACCTTCACCCGATCGGCCTTCGGGCCGAAGGGAAATCAGCCGAATGTCGCATTGACATGGGCGGCGCTCGTAGCATTCGAAGCCCTCAACACCATCCTCGCCGCCCTTGCCATTCTCGCGTTCCTCCCCCTCGTCGGTGTTACCGAACCCGGTCGGACAACCGAAGTCCTCGCCGTGCTGGCGGTCATCGGCCTGTCCGTGGCAGTCGCCGCGCTCGGTCACGCCGCGATGGTCTGGCTGCAACGCATCGCCGCGGTGATCCTCGTCGTCGCATTGGTACTCGTCCTCGCCGCCACTATGGCCGGCGCCCAGTGGACGGCCGGGCAGAGCATCGATACCGGACACGTGCTCGCGCTGATGACCGTAGCAATTGCCGCCAACGCATCAGGACCGCTGGCATACCTCTTCTGCTCACCGGAATGGTTCCGTTATCTGCCGCGCGATGTCAGCGCCCGCAAACTCTCGTGGACATTGTTCGCCAGCGGCGGCGGAGTGGCCGTCCTACTGGGACTCCTTGGTGCCGAACTGGCCTCCCAGGTCGACATGTCGGACCCGTTGGCCGGACCCAAGGACGCGTTGCCGGTCGCGATCTACGCAGTCTTCCTGCTCGCCGCCGTGCTCGGCACGCTCGCCAACAATGTCCCGACCCTCTACTCTGCAGGGCTCACCCTCCAGGCGCTAGGCGTACCCATCTCCCGCTTCTTCGCTACCGTCTTGAACGCCGTCCTCGCGGCCGCAGTCACGCTTTGGGTCCTCGCCAGCGGTGGATTTCTCGACAGCTTGGAAACATTCGCGTCCTTGCTGGTTGTGTGGCTCGGCCCGTTCGGGGGTGTGTACGTCGCCGATGCGATCCTTCGACGCTGGCGTTGGAACCCCACCGATCTGCACGACCGATCCGACCGTGGGCAGTACTGGGGACACAATGGCTGGAACATCGCGGGATGGATCGCCCTTGGCGCGGGCATGGTCACGACCGTCCTGACCATGAACAGCGTGATCTACGTCGGACCGGTCGCCCATGCCCTCGGAGGCACCGATTTGAGCTGGCTGTTAGGAATCCCCGTCAGCGCAGCCGCCTATGTGGCACTCAGCGCTAGAAAGCTCCGGTCCCCCGACGCCGAGCGTCTCGGACTCACCGCATGGCGCACCCAACAAACCGTGCAGGATACCGAATCAGACATAATCGCCCGCGAGCTGCACCGATCATAG
- a CDS encoding amidase family protein, producing MSPAPVTALSMASHLATREWTATDLFDRALSRTNLAPAASALITTTIERGHREARASDRRRRADASKSPLDGVPIVWKDVFDVAGTVTTAGSQSRTANPPAEQDSSLVRRTHRRGLVTVGKANLSEFAFSGLGVNTYFGTPVNPNSTDTPLVPGGSSSGSAAAVAAGLAPLAVGTDTSGSIRVPAAFCGLVGFRASPGRYGPHDFLPLSVTLDSIGIIAHTLSDIDALDRVLTVTRTPTTTHTSPRVIIPAGEWIEDCTPEVRMPFERATMALTRAGIDVTTKPIAAMIEAQHLMDSHGTIVGAEAHALHGHLLPFAPHIEAATLRRLEQNQHPRSQLQQVFSNLADLRRRFGEELDGALLLCPTVRHDPPPIHSLLNSASAYDRYNASTLRTTMLLSYLGTCGLSYPLRAFGNAAAGMLFSQTDTHDDYLLAMSRRLLDLLQLD from the coding sequence ATGAGCCCGGCGCCGGTCACCGCACTGAGCATGGCCAGTCATCTGGCCACACGCGAGTGGACCGCGACTGACCTGTTCGACCGGGCGCTTTCGCGGACGAACCTCGCGCCCGCCGCCTCTGCGTTGATCACCACGACCATCGAACGCGGTCATCGCGAAGCGCGGGCCAGCGACCGGCGCCGACGAGCGGATGCCTCGAAGTCACCACTCGACGGGGTCCCCATTGTCTGGAAAGACGTGTTCGATGTCGCGGGCACGGTCACGACCGCCGGATCACAGAGCCGGACAGCAAACCCCCCAGCCGAACAGGACAGTTCGCTGGTCCGACGTACCCATCGCCGGGGACTTGTCACGGTCGGCAAAGCGAACCTGAGCGAGTTCGCCTTCTCCGGTTTGGGCGTCAACACCTACTTCGGGACGCCGGTCAACCCGAACAGCACCGACACCCCCCTCGTCCCCGGTGGGTCCTCGTCAGGGTCCGCAGCCGCCGTAGCCGCCGGCCTAGCCCCACTGGCGGTGGGAACAGATACCTCAGGATCAATTCGAGTGCCCGCAGCGTTCTGCGGTCTGGTCGGATTCCGAGCAAGCCCCGGACGGTACGGCCCGCACGATTTCCTTCCGCTATCGGTAACACTGGACAGCATTGGAATCATCGCCCACACGCTCTCCGACATCGACGCCCTCGACCGCGTCCTCACGGTCACCCGCACGCCCACGACCACCCACACCTCGCCGCGGGTCATCATCCCTGCCGGCGAATGGATCGAGGACTGCACACCCGAGGTGCGGATGCCATTCGAGCGTGCCACCATGGCGCTCACCCGCGCCGGTATCGACGTCACCACCAAACCCATCGCCGCGATGATCGAAGCCCAGCACCTAATGGACTCCCACGGCACAATCGTCGGTGCCGAAGCGCACGCCCTCCACGGTCACCTCCTCCCATTCGCGCCACACATCGAAGCCGCGACACTACGTCGCCTGGAACAGAATCAACATCCGAGATCCCAACTGCAGCAGGTGTTTTCAAATCTAGCCGACCTGCGCCGCCGGTTTGGGGAAGAACTCGACGGCGCCCTCCTGCTGTGTCCCACAGTTCGACATGACCCCCCGCCCATACATTCCCTCCTGAACAGCGCCTCCGCGTACGACCGCTACAACGCGAGCACACTCAGAACCACCATGCTGCTCAGCTACCTGGGCACCTGCGGCCTCAGCTACCCACTGCGCGCCTTCGGCAATGCCGCAGCCGGAATGCTTTTCTCCCAAACCGATACTCACGACGACTACCTCCTCGCCATGTCCAGACGGCTACTCGATCTCCTCCAACTGGACTGA
- a CDS encoding PucR family transcriptional regulator yields the protein MVLSLGALLADTALELTLLVRGAGDIDADEVLWLHNTELPDPAPYIRETELVLTNGLWQTSVTADAFVDSLVTARASGLVFGLTEQTPRVPPALVTACENARMSLLELSIAVPFTAITQAAAKIQSEARQDVLEGMIRRGNALAASLTRGAGAIGVLEILSKEYDLPLLVVDRAGSCLASLGDAADDVSDDQMRLAGRALGQHPPPLEVSLSGVGPAAVYLVEGAVGTVDAALLCLKPLAELEQNERAALDQAARFLSLEVAKKQALHAIESRFSGEVLEMILSGPARAAELPDRLRAFGIDPTGPLAILTIAVGAAATPPVGATEEIEQLFSNRGTPVIVAAGSNDIVTIFPWTSTGALADLAESLADTLTLRFALDRTVVGIGELARSASGLRDSLVRSREACHVLRRRSHGPRAATFADVGTHRMLLGLHDRTILRRFADDVLGPLRTVDARNGSELERTLRVFLRNDCHWSATATDLYVHVNTLRNRVARITELTGRDVNRIEDAVDLYLALEADGMG from the coding sequence ATGGTGCTTTCACTTGGTGCATTGCTTGCGGATACCGCGCTGGAGTTGACGTTGCTTGTGCGCGGCGCGGGCGATATCGACGCAGACGAAGTGCTGTGGCTGCACAACACCGAACTACCGGACCCCGCACCGTACATTCGGGAGACCGAGCTCGTTCTGACCAATGGGTTGTGGCAAACCAGTGTCACCGCGGATGCGTTTGTCGATTCACTCGTCACCGCACGCGCCAGTGGGCTGGTGTTCGGCTTGACCGAACAAACGCCGCGGGTCCCACCAGCTCTGGTGACCGCGTGCGAAAACGCACGAATGTCCCTTCTCGAGCTTTCCATCGCGGTTCCCTTCACCGCGATCACACAAGCGGCTGCGAAGATCCAGAGTGAAGCAAGGCAGGATGTCCTCGAGGGGATGATTCGCCGAGGCAACGCCCTTGCAGCCTCGTTGACTCGTGGTGCCGGCGCCATCGGGGTCCTGGAAATTCTCAGCAAGGAATACGACCTGCCGTTACTCGTCGTCGACCGAGCGGGGTCGTGTCTGGCATCCCTGGGAGATGCTGCCGACGACGTCAGCGATGACCAGATGCGTCTCGCCGGCCGGGCGTTAGGGCAGCATCCGCCACCATTGGAAGTGAGTCTGTCCGGAGTGGGGCCCGCGGCGGTCTACCTGGTCGAAGGCGCCGTGGGCACGGTCGACGCTGCCCTGCTGTGCTTGAAGCCGCTCGCCGAACTCGAGCAGAACGAACGGGCCGCGCTCGACCAGGCCGCCCGATTCCTGAGCTTGGAGGTCGCCAAGAAACAGGCCCTGCACGCGATCGAGTCACGATTCTCCGGGGAAGTGCTCGAGATGATTCTCTCGGGCCCCGCGCGTGCCGCCGAGCTGCCCGATCGATTGCGCGCCTTCGGCATCGACCCGACCGGCCCATTGGCCATTCTCACCATCGCCGTCGGCGCCGCAGCCACACCGCCCGTGGGAGCTACCGAGGAGATCGAACAGCTTTTCAGTAACCGAGGGACACCGGTGATCGTGGCGGCGGGAAGCAACGACATCGTCACGATTTTTCCCTGGACCAGCACAGGCGCGCTCGCCGACCTGGCCGAGTCCCTCGCAGATACCCTGACACTGCGCTTCGCGCTCGACCGCACGGTGGTTGGCATCGGGGAATTGGCCCGCAGCGCATCAGGATTGCGCGATTCGCTCGTCCGCTCGCGGGAGGCGTGTCACGTGCTCCGCCGGCGAAGTCACGGACCGAGGGCCGCGACATTCGCAGACGTCGGTACCCATCGGATGCTGCTCGGCCTGCACGATCGCACCATCCTGCGGCGATTCGCCGACGACGTCCTCGGTCCACTGCGCACGGTAGACGCCCGAAATGGCAGCGAACTCGAACGAACGCTGCGAGTCTTTCTCCGCAATGACTGTCACTGGTCGGCCACCGCTACCGACCTCTACGTGCACGTCAACACGCTGCGCAACCGTGTCGCCCGCATCACGGAATTGACCGGCCGCGACGTCAACAGGATCGAGGACGCCGTCGATCTGTATCTCGCCCTCGAAGCGGACGGTATGGGATAG
- a CDS encoding flavin reductase family protein, whose product MHSIAAADLSARETFNILTATVVPRPIAWTSTVSACGVNNLAPFSFYTVVSSEPPMLLLSIEPKEGSDPKDSEANIIATGEFVVNAVSVPSAHALHTTSLDHPREVDEFDVAGVTAIPSIRVQPPRIKEALISMECTVRQTLRPGRDLLVIGEVVTFHLAADLVVDSRVDVRRLNPLGRVASQFTELGTLFSPAD is encoded by the coding sequence ATGCACAGCATCGCTGCAGCCGACCTCTCAGCCCGAGAGACGTTCAACATCCTGACTGCCACCGTCGTTCCCCGGCCCATCGCGTGGACCTCCACGGTCAGCGCGTGCGGGGTAAACAATCTGGCGCCCTTCAGTTTCTACACCGTCGTCTCTTCCGAACCACCGATGCTGCTGCTCAGCATCGAACCGAAAGAGGGCAGCGACCCCAAGGACAGCGAAGCCAACATCATTGCCACAGGCGAATTCGTCGTCAACGCGGTGTCGGTCCCCTCCGCTCACGCCCTCCACACGACCAGCCTCGACCACCCACGCGAGGTCGACGAATTCGATGTCGCGGGCGTCACCGCGATCCCCTCCATCCGAGTACAACCCCCACGGATCAAGGAAGCATTGATCAGCATGGAATGCACAGTGCGCCAAACACTCCGGCCAGGACGCGACCTACTGGTCATCGGTGAAGTCGTCACCTTCCACCTCGCAGCTGATCTCGTCGTCGATTCCCGCGTCGACGTCCGCCGGCTCAACCCACTCGGCCGAGTCGCCTCGCAGTTCACCGAACTCGGCACGTTGTTCTCCCCCGCGGACTAG
- a CDS encoding glyceraldehyde-3-phosphate dehydrogenase: MTSEELTRWNSQEAIAEAMIPIIGTLYRAKGVTILLHSRSLVNKSVISILRTHRFSRQIGGDELSVDETFPFLEALCQLDLGASKIDLGLLVMAYREQGNNRPIAEFVADTLSEITGERKSEPAGPRDVVLYGFGRIGRLVARLLIEKAGSGGGLNLRAVVVRKSGAGDLSKRASLLRRDSVHGQFNGTIKIDEQNNTLTANGNVIKFIYSDDPTCIDYTEHGITNAILVDNTGKWRDRDGLEQHLRPGIDKVVLTAPGKGEVPNIVHGVNHRTQNLQERIFSCASCTTNAIVPPLQAMDDEFGIVRGHVETVHSFTNDQNLLDNFHGADRRGRSAPFNLVLTETGAASAVAKALPSLQAKITGNSIRVPTPDVSMAILNLQLRRETTKEDVVEHLRRASLTGPLSRNLDFTAATDAVSSDFIGSRAACIVDANAAIIEGDSAIIYVWYDNEFGYSCQVVRTVQFLSGIEYPTYPTV, translated from the coding sequence TTGACCTCGGAAGAACTCACCCGTTGGAACTCCCAGGAGGCAATAGCGGAAGCGATGATCCCGATCATCGGCACGTTGTATCGCGCCAAGGGCGTTACCATTCTGCTGCACAGCCGCTCTTTGGTGAACAAGTCGGTCATCAGCATCCTGCGTACGCACCGCTTCTCTCGTCAGATCGGTGGCGACGAGCTGTCCGTCGACGAGACTTTCCCCTTTCTCGAAGCACTGTGCCAGCTGGATCTGGGAGCATCGAAGATTGATCTCGGTCTTCTCGTGATGGCCTACCGCGAGCAGGGAAACAATCGGCCCATTGCCGAATTCGTCGCGGACACGCTCAGCGAGATCACCGGCGAACGGAAGAGCGAGCCGGCGGGTCCGCGCGATGTGGTGCTGTACGGCTTCGGTCGAATCGGACGTCTGGTGGCTCGTTTGCTCATCGAGAAAGCAGGCTCGGGCGGTGGATTGAACTTGCGAGCGGTAGTCGTGCGTAAGAGCGGTGCAGGTGACCTGTCCAAACGTGCGTCCCTGCTGCGACGAGACTCGGTTCATGGGCAATTCAACGGCACGATCAAAATCGACGAGCAGAACAACACACTGACAGCAAACGGCAACGTCATCAAGTTCATCTACAGTGACGACCCGACATGCATCGACTACACCGAGCATGGCATCACCAACGCAATTCTCGTCGACAATACTGGTAAGTGGCGTGATCGCGACGGGCTCGAGCAGCACCTGCGTCCCGGTATCGACAAGGTCGTGCTCACCGCCCCCGGCAAGGGGGAGGTGCCGAACATCGTGCACGGCGTCAACCACCGAACTCAGAACCTGCAGGAGCGGATTTTCTCGTGTGCATCGTGCACGACCAACGCGATAGTTCCTCCGCTGCAGGCGATGGATGACGAGTTCGGTATTGTTCGCGGTCACGTCGAGACCGTTCACTCGTTCACGAACGACCAGAATCTGCTGGACAACTTTCACGGTGCGGATAGGCGGGGTCGGTCGGCGCCCTTCAACCTCGTGCTGACCGAGACCGGGGCCGCGTCGGCGGTCGCCAAAGCACTACCGTCCCTCCAGGCAAAGATCACCGGCAATTCGATCCGCGTGCCCACCCCGGATGTGTCGATGGCGATTCTCAACCTTCAACTTCGACGTGAGACCACCAAAGAGGATGTGGTGGAGCATCTTCGGCGAGCTTCGCTGACCGGCCCGCTGAGTCGAAATCTCGACTTCACGGCTGCTACCGACGCGGTCTCGAGCGATTTCATCGGCTCGCGTGCGGCATGCATCGTCGATGCGAACGCTGCAATCATCGAAGGCGACAGCGCCATCATCTACGTGTGGTACGACAACGAGTTCGGGTACTCGTGCCAGGTGGTGCGGACGGTGCAGTTCCTCTCCGGCATCGAATATCCCACCTATCCGACGGTCTGA
- a CDS encoding polysaccharide deacetylase yields the protein MDAETPILAEGRRYADHLMTMSHQSYGPDVGVPRILDLLDEMSVPATFFVPGWVAEHRPGLAASIVERGHEVAHHSHSHRSPTSMSAGEERADFERALDVFDRQRIAIAGHRAASWGASWQTPGLVAEHGLIYDSSLMGDDRPYRIATDSEPIVELPVHWSLDDWEQYAFLPDPQIGSVIESPLKVAEMWRVELEGMRRYQCLFNLCMHPFLSGRPGRIMVLRRFIEEALAAGDVRFTRCRDLAQAVREDPSISPRRLVRPTVPPDVYPL from the coding sequence GTGGACGCCGAGACGCCGATCCTTGCGGAGGGTCGAAGATACGCCGATCACCTCATGACGATGTCGCACCAATCCTACGGGCCCGATGTCGGCGTTCCCCGCATCCTGGACCTGCTCGACGAGATGAGCGTTCCGGCTACCTTCTTCGTGCCGGGGTGGGTCGCCGAGCACCGTCCCGGGCTGGCGGCCTCGATCGTCGAGCGCGGACACGAGGTGGCCCATCACTCACACAGTCATCGGTCACCGACATCGATGTCTGCTGGTGAGGAGCGGGCGGACTTCGAACGTGCCTTGGACGTTTTCGACAGGCAGCGAATCGCGATTGCGGGTCACCGTGCGGCCTCGTGGGGAGCTAGCTGGCAGACACCTGGCTTGGTCGCCGAACACGGTCTGATCTACGACTCGTCCCTCATGGGTGACGATCGTCCCTATCGGATCGCCACCGATTCGGAGCCGATTGTCGAGCTGCCAGTCCACTGGTCGCTCGATGATTGGGAACAGTACGCGTTTTTGCCGGATCCGCAGATTGGTTCAGTCATCGAATCGCCTTTGAAGGTCGCCGAGATGTGGCGCGTGGAACTCGAAGGGATGCGCCGCTACCAATGCCTGTTCAATCTCTGCATGCATCCGTTCTTGTCGGGGCGGCCCGGACGGATCATGGTGTTACGGAGGTTCATCGAGGAAGCTCTCGCGGCCGGCGACGTTCGCTTCACCCGCTGCCGGGATCTCGCGCAGGCCGTGCGGGAGGACCCGTCGATCAGTCCCCGCCGCTTGGTACGTCCGACCGTTCCGCCTGATGTCTATCCTCTCTGA